The genomic segment TAATGCCTTTTTTTAATAGATTAAAACATACTTTAAGAAGAAATTCAAAAACAAATGCAAGAAAAAATATCTCTGCTCACTATGATTTATCAAATGATTTTTATAAACTGATGCTTGATAAAACAATGATGTACTCAAGCGCAATATTTGAAGATAAAAATCAAGATTTATATGATGCTCAAAAAAATAAGCTTGAAAAACTATCAGGAAAATTAAATATTAAAGAGGGCTCAAAAGTTCTTGAAATTGGTTCAGGGTGGGGAGCTATGGCTATTCATTTAGCAAAAGATAAAAAATGTGATGTTACAACTGTAACATTAAGTGTTGAGCAAAAAAAGCTTTGTGAAAATAGATTTAAAAAAGAAGGAGTTGAAGATAAAATTGATATTTTACTAAAAGATTATAGAGATTTAAATGGGCAATTTGATTCAATAATTGCTGTTGAGATGTTTGAAGCTGTTGGAAGTGAGTATTTTCATATATTCTTTAAAAAGTGTCAAGAGTTATTAAAACCAAGTGGAGTTTTAGTTTTACAAGTAATTACAATTCCAGACCAAAGATATAAATCTTACTCAAAAAGTAGTGATTTTATACAAAAGTATATTTTTCCAGGTGGGCATTTGCCAAGTATTTTAAAGTTGTTGCAAACAACTTCAAAATACACAAGATTGAATTTAAATCATCTTGAGGAGTTTACAGAAGATTATGCAAAAACATTAAATATCTGGCATGAAAATTTTGAAAATAATTTAGATGAAGTTAAAAAACTTGGATTTGATGAATATTTTATAAGAATGTGGAAAATGTATCTAAACTATTGTGAAGCTGGATTTATTACAAGAAATATAAATCTTCATCAACTAGTTTTTACAAGAGATCAAAATATAAATTTAAATAAAGGATTAAATAAATGAAAAATTTAGTATTGCTTTTTTTAACAACAATTTTATTAACAGGATGTACAAGTATGAAAATAGAAGATTTTAACAATACAAAACCAGAGTTTATTCCTCAAGAGTATTTTAATGGAAAATTAAGAGCATATGGAATCGTAAAAGATAGAAGTGGAAAAATAATAAGAAGCTTTAAAGGAACAATGATAGGCTCTTGGGATAAAAACGGTGTTGGAACTTTAGATGAGTTTTTTGTTTATGATGATGGTGAAGAGATGAAAAGAGTTTGGACTTTGAAACCAACTTCTGATAAAAAATTTATTGCTACAGCAGATGATATAGTTGGGGAAAGTCCTATGATAGCAAATGGAAATACAGTAATGATTGATTATGTAATGAGAACACCTTATAAAAACTCAACTATTGATTTAAGTGTGCAAGATTGGCTTCATTTACAAGATGATGGAGTTATTATAAATCACTCAAAAATGAAAAAATTTGGGTTTGTTGTTGGTGAGCTAGTAATCACAATAATAAAAGAGTAGCTTGGCTAATCTTATTTCAAAAAGCTAAATTAATAAGCCCATTTTTAGGGCTTATAATTTTAATATCTACACAGAAGTAAAGAAACTAATAAAAGCAAATAAACTTCCTATTATTAAAACTGATTCACTCATTGATATTCTCCAAATTTTAAATATTTTAAATAATATCAAGAAAATTTAAAAATATCTAAAAAAATTACAATTTGTAATGTTTTTATCTTATAAATATTTTTTACTATATTTAAACTAGTGAAATCATACAGAGAAAAATAATCTCAAAATAGTGTAAAAAAGTAACATATTTAAATAAAACTGAAATGCTTATTCACTTAGTTGTTTTTAGAACAAATTAAACTAAAAGAGTACCTGAAAATGGTAAATATTTTTTTACATTTCTTAACAAAGTTACTTAAAAATAAGCTTTTACTTTATAACTATTTATCCGAATATAAGTTTGATTACAATAATTTGTTATTAATATTTACTTTTAAGTAGGAGGAGTTAATATGAATGGTAACATTGAGCGAGTAAGAGAAGTTTTTACTCAAAAATCAACTAGAGTTGATACAAATAAAGGGGATGAGTTTTATAACTCATTATTTGAAAAATCAAAAGCTAGATTAAAACTTTTAAGAGATCAAAAACCTCTTAGAGATATAGATATGATTGAGGTTATTGAAACTGAAGGAGTAAACAGAAGAGATTTTATGAAGTGGGTTAGTGCAACAACTGCAACACTTATGCTTCCACCTATGTTTGCTCCTTTAGTTGCAGAAGCTACTGAACTAATGAATAGAGTTCCAGTAATTTGGATAGAGTTACAAGATTGTGCTGGAAATACAGAAGCTCTTTTAAGAAGTTCTGCTCCAACTGTTGATGATTTACTTTTTGATGTTTTAAGTTTAGAGTTTCATCATGCTTTAATGGCATGTGCAGGAAATGATGCAGAACATCAATTAGATGATGCTATTGAACATTTTAAAGGAAAGTATTTACTTTTTGTTGAAGGATCTATTCCAACTGCTATGAATGGAAATTATGGGACAATTGGACCATCAGGTGAAACTTTTCAAGAACATTTAGCAAGATTGTCAAAAGATGCAGCTGCTATTGTAGCTGTTGGAACATGTGCCACATTTGGTGGAGTTCCAGCTGCTGCTCCAAATCCGACTGGTGCTGTTGGAGTTATGGATTTAGTAAAAGGAAAACCAATTGTTAATATTCCAGCTTGTCCAGCGAATCCAGCAAATATGGTTGGTGTTGTTTTACATTATGTTTTAACTGGTCAAGTTCCTGAACTTGATTCACTTTTAAGACCAAAATTTGCATTTGGATATAGAATTCATGATAACTGTGAAAGAAGAGCTCATTTTGATGCAGGAGAGTTTGTAGAAGAGTGGGGAGATGAAGGAGCTAAAAACAATTGGTGTTTATATAAAGTTGGTTGTAAAGGACCAATGACATTTAATAACTGTTCAATTATTAGATATAACGATGGTGCAAACTGGCCAGTTGGTGTAGGGCGAGGATGTATTGGATGTAGTGAACCAGATTTTTGGGACAAATATGCTTATGAAAGACCAATGGCAACTGCAAGAATTAAACCACCAACAGGTGGAGTTGAAAAAACTGTTGATGAATTTGGTCTAGGACTTTTAACAGCAACTGCTGTTGGTATTGGAGTTCATGCAATTGCAAGTGTAGTTGCTGGTAAAAAATCAAATGAAAATGAGGAGAGATAATGACAAAAAAACATTTAGTAGTAGATCCAATTACAAGGATTGAAGGACATCTTAGAATTGAAGCAATTATAGATGAGAACAATGTTATCACAGATGCTTACTCTTCTTCTACAATGTTTAGAGGAATTGAAGAGATTTTAAAAGGAAGAGATCCTAGAGATTGTGGACTTCTTGCAATGAGAATTTGTGGAGTTTGTACAGGAACTCACTATCAAAGAAGTATTGAAGCTGTTGAAAATGCTTTTAGTGTAACTATTCCTAAAAATGCAAGATTGGTACGAAATCTTATCCAAGGTGCTTTATATCTTCACGACCATGTTGTTCATTTCTATCATCTACATGCACTTGATTGGGTTGATATTACAAAAGCACTTGACGCAGATCCAAAGAAAACGGTTGCTGAAGCTCAAAAATGGGCGGGGCTTTCAAATCAAAGAGCTTGGAATGCTTCTGAAGATGTATATATTCAAGTAAAAGAGAGAGTTCAAAAATATATAAAACAAGGAAGACTTGGTATTTTTGGAAATGCTTATTGGGGTAGTGAAGGTTTTAAATTAACTCCTGAACAAAATTTAATTGGTCTTTCTCACTATCTTGATGCTCTTGAATTACAAAGAGATTTAGCAAAAATGATGGCTATTTTTGGTGGTAAAAATCCTCATCCACAATCTTTTGTAGTTGGTGGAGTTACTTGTGTTCAAGATATAAAAAATCCTGCAAGAATTGCTGAATTTAAACAACTTCTTAAAAGAGGAAGAAAGTTTATTAAAGAGGCTTATTTACCAGATGTTTATATGGCTGGAACAATGTATGGTGAAGAGGCATTAAATGGAACAGGTGGTGGATTAGGAAACTATATGAGTTATGGTGGATTTAATTTAGATGATTTACCATTTTATAAATCTAAAAAATTATTCCCTGCTGGAATTGTAAAAAATAAAGATTTAAGTAAAGTTTATGAAGTAGATGAAGCAAAAATTACTGAAGATGTTACTCATGCTTGGTATAAAGGAAATACAAATCTTCATCCATTTGATGGAGTAACAGAGCCAAACTATACAGGTTTTGGTAAAAAAGAGAATAATATTGCTTATTTAGATACTCAAAATAAATACTCTTGGATTAAATCCCCACTTTATAATGATGAAAGAATGGAAGTAGGACCACTTGCTAGAATGGTTGTTGGATTTGCTAGTAATGATGAGTTAATTAAAAAATATGTTACAAATTTTTTAACTAATGCAAATCTTCCTGCAACAGTTTTATTCTCAACTGTTGGAAGAACAGCAGCACGTGCAATAGAGAGTGAACTTATGGCTGATGTTATGATGGACTGGGTGGATGAATTAGCTTTAAATGCTGCAAATGGTGATTTATCAACATGGACAGAGTTTGATTTTAATACAGTTGCAAAAGATGTAAAAGGAATTGGTCTTGAAGAAGCACCAAGAGGAGCATTAGGGCACTGGGTAAAAATTAAAGATGGTAAAGTTGTAAATTATCAAACAGTTGTTCCTTCAACTTGGAATGCAGCTCCTAGAGATTATAAAGGAAGAATGGGAGCTTATGAAGCTGCTTTAATTGGTACAAAAGTTGCAAATGTTGAGCAACCTTTAGAGATATTAAGAACTATCCATAGTTTTGATCCTTGTATTGCTTGTGCGGTTCACCTAATTGATACAAATGGTAAAGAGCTTGGTGTTTATAAAGTAAATCCAATTTAAGGAAAGTACCATGTCAAAAAATATAGAAATAAAAAGAATGACAGGAACTATGAGAATAGTTCACTGGGTTACATTTTTTAGTATGATAACAGCTGTAATCACAGGCTTATATATTGGTCATCCATATTATCAAACATTTATAGCAGATCCTGCTGTTGATAAATATGTTATGGCATGGAATAGATGGGCACACTTTATAGTTGCTATTATATTTGATGTAACAGCTATTTTGGTTGGATATTTATATTTCTTTTCAAGATTTGAGAAGCCTTATAAAAAACTAATTCCTAATAAGAAAAATATTGTTGAATTTTTTGAAGTATTATTAAATTTAATAACACTTAATAGAAGAAAAAATTTTGATTCAAGCCATAGCGATAGTTTTAATATTGTATTTTTTACAATATTTCATCTACTTTTAGTGTTTATGCTATTTACTGGACTTCAACTTTATGTTCATGGATTAGCATCTGGACATAGCTCTATTGGAGCTTGGTGGCCAGCAATGCTTCATTTGTTTACAGATTGGACTTTATATGTTTTTGGTGGAAATATGGGAGTTAGAATTGCTCATCATTATAGTATGTATTTTATACTTGTTTGGGTAATGTTTCATATTTATTATCAAATTTGGAGAACAATCTTCTGGAAAGAGGGTGATATTGCTATTGTGTTTGGTGGAAGTAAGTTTGTAAAAGAAGAGGAGAAATAGGGGTTTAAAAGGCTTTGCCTTCTAAACCTTTTAAATATTTATATGAAAGATACAATTATTATAGGCGTGGGAAATATGCTCTTTAAAGATGAGGGTATAGGAATTTATACTAGTGAGTATATCAAACAAAATTATGAGTTTGATGAAGATTTAGAGATTATTGATGGTGGAACATTAGGATTTAAACTAATGGCATATTTTCAAGAGTATAAAAATGTCATTATTTTAGATACTGTGTCTATTGATGATGAAGCTGGAAGTATATTTAGGCTTCCTAGTGATGTTTTATTAGGACTTGGTAAATATAGAAAAACAGCACATGAAGTAGAGATTGTAGAGATGCTTGAAATTGTTTCAGTTTTAGATTCTCATGCAAATGTTACAATAATTGGAATAGTTCCACAAGATATACAAAGTGTTGAAATAGGACTTACAAAACTTATGGAAGAAAGATTTCCATTTTTTATAGAAACTTCTATAAAAGAGATAGAAAGTTTAGGGTTTAAACTTACAAAAAAATCAGATATTGCTGTTCCTGATATTGTAAAAAGTTTAATTGGAAGCTACAATGGCTCTCATTTAAATAGAATCCCAAATGAAGAGGATTTTACGCATGAAGTTAATCTATAAAATAGAGTACAACTCAACTTCTTTTTATTTTAAAAGATTAATAGATGAGTTGATAAAAAACTCAAATATAGATGCAAATACAAAACAATATGTTGGATTTATTTTAATATTTATTGATGATGAGCTTGAAAATATTGAAAAGTTTTTTTTAAATTTAGAAACAAATCTTCCTTACTCTATGTTTTTGAAAAAATCATATTTAATAGATGATTTTAATGAAGAGATTAAAGAGTTAGAAGATAAAAATATAAAAGAGAATTTTGAGATTTTAACAAATACAAAAGTTAAAGATATCTTAGAAAATTCTAATTTCGATTTTTTAAGACAAATTGTTAATTTAAATAAATATTTGGTTGTTGAATTTGAAGAATTAAATCTCTTTTTACCAAATAAAAATTTAAAAGAAAACTTTGAAAAAGAAAATTATGAAGTTAAATTAATAGTTACAAACAGCCAAGTCTTAACAGATCTATTTATAGTAGAAGAGTCTGAAATAAATCTTTTATGTTCAATAGAGAGACCTTTGGTTAAATTGAAATTAAAAAATATAGATGAAAATATTTCAAATAGTGGATATATTTTTACAAGGCTTGTAAACTCTTCAAAAGAGGTTGAGCTATCAAAAGCATTAAAAGAGCAAAATATTAATTATATTTTATATGTAAATAAAAAAGATGAGTTAAAAGCTTGTAGTTTTGAGGGACTAAATCTTATTATTAGTGATGATAAAACTTTATATCCCAAATATGATTATAAAAAAGATTTGATATTTAATTCAAGTAGTGAATATTTGAACTCTTTTTTAAATGTTTATAATGCATGTTTACATGAGAATAACCTTTTAGATAAAAACTCTATTGGAGTATATTTTTCATTAAATTCTAAAAATAGTTTTGTGGATATAAAAGTTTTAAATGAAGAAGAAAAAAGAGTAATATATATTCCTGATATTGAATCTAATATGAATCAAATTTTAGAAGATATATCTTTGATCGATGAAAATTGTAAAAGATTAGTGGATAATTTTTCAAAAAAGTATCTTTATACAAAAGAGATAAAACTTTCAAATAACAATGGATTTTCAACTATTATAGAAGCTATTGCAAAACTTTTAAATATACAATCAGTAAAAGATTTTGAAGATTTGGCACTAAATAGTGGATATGTGGATGCTTTACAAATTGATATGAAATTAATTAAAATTGACAATAAAAACTATTTAGATTATAGAAAAACTATTCAATCTGTAATGTCATATAAAATGGCAAATGTTGATAATGAGACACTTAGTTTCTCTTTTTATGAATTTTTAGGAGAATTTATAATAGATTATTTAAGGGAAATAGCAAGAAAAATAGATGTAAAAGATATAGTTTTATGTGGAGATATCTTTTCAAATAGACAAGTTTTTCATAAAGTTTATAAAGAACTTAACAAAAAATATAATCTAATTTTACCAACAGAGTATGCAATGGATTACATATAAGTAAAAAAATAAAAGTTTACGGAACTGTACAAGGTGTTGGATTTCGACCTTTTGTATATAATCTAGCAATAAAATACAATCTTTATGGCTATGTAAATAATGATAATATTGGAGTAAATATAGAAGTATCTGGAAAAACTAATGATATTTCTAGTTTTTTAGAAGAGTTAAAAAATAATCCGCCACCTCTTGTAGTTATTGAAGATATCAAAATAGAAGATTCAAATAAACAATTTTTTGAATTCAAAATAGAAAATAGTAATAGTTGTGATAATAAAACAACTACAATTCCTCCTGATATAGCTATTTGTAAAGATTGTATAGATGATATTTTTGATAAAAACAATTTTAGATATCGTTACTCTTTGACAAATTGTACGAACTGTGGACCTAGATACTCTATAATAAAAACTGTTCCATATGATAGAATTAATACTTCTTTAAAAGATTTTTCTCTTTGTAAAAAGTGCCAAAATGAGTTTGAAAATCCAACAAATAGAAGATATCATGCACAAGCAATATCTTGTGAAGATTGTGGACCAACAACTTTTTTATATGATAGTAAACAAACCTTAATTGCTTCAAAAATAGACGCCATAAATTTAGCTTCAAAATATATAAATGATGGAAAAATTTTAGCTATAAAAAGTATGGGGGGATTTCACATAATTTGTGATGCCTCAAACGATAAAACTATAATTAAATTAAGAGAGTTTAAAAAAAGAGCTACAAAACCTTTTGCTGTTATGTTTAAAGATACAAATATTTTAAAAGAATATACAAAATATTCACAAATAGAAGAAAATATTCTAACTTCAAAACAAAGACCAATAGTTTTATTAGAAAAAAAAGAAAATCAAAATATATCAAATTTTGTAGCACCAAATATAAAAAAAATTGGTTGTTTTTTACCAAATAGTGCTTTACACTATCTTTTATTTGAAAACTTATCTAAGCCAATTATCGCAACTAGCGCAAATTTAAATGGTGAACCAATAATTACAACAAAAGAGGATATTTTTTTAAAACTAAATAATTTAGTTGATTTTATACTTGATTATAATAGAGAAATATTAAATAGTTGTGATGATTCAATAGTACAGGTTGTAAATGAAAAAATTATAAAACTTAGAAATAGTAGAGGATATGCTCCTAATAGTTTAAAAGTTGCTGGAAAATTTAGTAAAAAAATTTTAAGTTTAGGAGCAAATCAAAAATCAACTTTTAGTATAGCTTTTGATAATAAGATTATTACAACTCCATATTTAGGAGATTTAGACTCTATTGCTTCTATAGAAAACTATAAAAAAACAGTAGAAAATTTGCTCTCTTTTTATGATTTTGTACCTGAAATTATAGTTTGTGATAAGCATCCAAAATATGAGAGTACTAAATTCGCTTTTTGGCTTTTGGATAAAAATCCAAATTTAGAGTTAGTTCAAATTCAACATCACTATGCCCATGTTTTAGCAGTTTTAGCAGAAAATTCTTTAAAAGATGATGTTTTGGCATTTGTTTTTGATGGGACAGGATATGGAGATGATAAAAATATTTGGGGTGGTGAAGTTTTTATTGCAAATAAAAAAGAGTACAAAAGAGCTTATCACCTAAAATATTTTAAACTTTTAGGGGCAGAATTAGCAATAAAAGAGCCCAAAAGAGTTGCTTTATCTTTACTTTTTGATAATTTTACTCTAGAAGAGATTTTAGATTTACCTTTAGATTTTTTAAACTCATTTGAAAAATCAGAGATAAAAATTCTATATACTCTTTGGCAAAAGAATTTAAATTCACCTCTTTGTAGCTCTTTTGGAAGATTATTTGATGCAGTTTGCTCACTTGCTAATATTCTTCATATTCAAGAATTTGAAGGACAAACTGGTCTTTATATAGAAAATTTATATGATGAAAATATAAAAGAGTTTTTTTCTTACGAGATTATCAATAATACTATTGATTTTTCAAAAATGATAAAAGAGATTTTAAAAGAAAAAGATAAAAGAATCGTTGCTTCAAAGTTTATAAATACAGTTGCAAATATTGTTCTTGAGATATCAAATTTACACAAAGATTTACCTATAGTTTTAAGTGGTGGAGTTTTTCAAAATAAAACTTTGGTGGAGATTTTATTAAAAAGATTTCAAAAAATTAATAGAAAGGTTTATTTAGGAGAAAAATATAGTCCAAATGATGAATCTATAAGTTTAGGTCAAGTATATTTCCAATTAGAAAATTAAATAAAAGAGGTTTTATAATGAAATGTCCAGTTTGCAAAGATATAGATTTAGTAATGAGCGAAAGACAAGGTGTTGAAATTGATTATTGTCCATCGTGTAGAGGAGTTTGGCTTGATAGAGGTGAGTTGGATAAGATTATTGAGAAAAGTTCAACTTATCAGTCACATAATCAACAATCAAATAACCATGCAAGTTATGCTAAAAATGATGATAGAAATTCATATAATAAACATAACAATTACCAACAATATAACTCTTATGATAAAAGCCAACAAGCTCCATACAAAAAGAAAAAAGAGGGATTTTTATCTGAAATTTTTGACTTTGATTTTTAATTTTTATAGAAAGCTAAGAGATTTTAAAATCTCTAGCTGTTCAGACTTTTTATAGTTAAATTTAAATTCATACTCTTTTAAATAGTAAAAAAAATTATCTTCATAAACACCTTTGTGTTTTTTTAAATTTTTCTCTAAAAACTTCCAAAATCTATTTAATTTTGTTTGATGTGCATTTTGAGAATGAATTTTATACCAACTTAAATATTGAATAAATCCATCTTCTACATCAAATGCTCGATTACCTATTTTTGGCATTAAAAGTGTGTAAACTTTCTGATTTGAATAAAAACCAATAATATTTATAGCTTCACTAAGACTCTTTTTCTTCTTTACTTTTTCTCTCTCTTTTAGGTAATAAAACTCTTCATACTCAGTATTATCTTTAATTGATGAGTTATAAATATCTTCAGAGTAAATTGCAATTTTTTGTCTTAAAACATCAAACCTATCTTTTACGGTTTTATAATTTAATTTTAATTCATTTGAAACTTCAAAAGCACTCTTATTTTCACAGAATTTTTGAATTATTAAAATATCTTTTTCAATCTTTTTTAAAGATAGTTTTTTGGCACATTTTTTACATTTTATATAATCATTTGCAAGAGTATAAAAATCTTTATTTTTACAGTTTGGGCATATCATGAATAGATTTTAACAAATTTGTTCTAAAAACATATAGGTGTTTATAATATATCAAATAGTTTTAAAAGGAAATGGGCTAGACTTGTGAAAAATAAAAGGGAAGAATAATATGTGTAAAGACTGCGGATGTACAATAGCTGGAATGGAACACAACCATAATCATAGCCATGAGCATGGACATACTCACCATAATCATGAAAACAGAACTATGTTTAAACCTATAAATGACAATTTAAAGACTAATCCTTTACTAAATGATTCAAAAACTATATCAGTAATTCAAAAGATTTTAGATAAAAATGACCATGAAGCAACACATAATAGAGCTCATTTTGATCAACACAAAGTTTTAGGAATAAATTTAATGTCAAGTCCAGGAAGTGGGAAAACTACACTTTTAGAAAATCTAGTTGATATGGTAGATTTTAAATTTGCAGTAGTTGAAGGTGATTTAGAAACTTCAAGGGATGCAGATAGATTAAAAGCAAAAGGAATAAATGCTGTTCAAATCCAAACAGGAAGTGCATGTCATTTAGATGCTTTTATGGTTCATAAAGGTTTACATGATATTAAACTTGCTGATATTGATGTTTGTTTTGTGGAAAATGTTGGAAATCTAGTTTGTCCTGCTTCTTATGATGTGGGAACTCACTTGAATATTGTTTTAGTTTCTGTTCCAGAAGGGGAGGATAAAATTGCAAAATATCCAGTTATGTTTAGATGTGCTGATTTAATCCTTATTACAAAAACAGATTTACTTCCTTATTTTGAGTATGATATTGAAAAAGAGAAAGCAGAAGCTAGAAAACTAAAACCAAATGTTGATATATTAGAAGTAAATATAAAAGATAAACAATCACTTCAAAGTGTAATTGATTGGATTAATTTCAAAAGGAGAATGAGATAATGTGTTTATCAATTCCTTCAAAAATAAAAAGTATAGACACTGAAATGAACAGTTGTGTGGTTGATACTATGGGAGTTGAAAGGAGTGCTAGTTTAGATTTAATAGACCAAGATGTAGTAGTTGGCGATTATGTATTAATTCATATTGGTTTTGCTATGAATAAAATAGATGAAGAAGATGCCTTAGAATCACTCAAAGTTTACCAAGAGATAATAGAAAAGATGGAAGAACAAGATAGATTAGAAGCAATTGAACAATCTGAAAATTGCCTAAATAGATAATACCATGGAAGAAAAACTACAACTAAAAGATTTATACGATGGTTTTAGAGATGCTAAAACTATAAAAGCATTTAAACAAATCATTGATGAAGACTTAAAAGATTATGATGGAATCATAAATATCATGGAAGTGTGTGGTGGACATACTCACACTATTATGAAGTATGGAATCCCACAACTAATAAATAAAAAAATCAATTTCATCCACGGACCTGGTTGTCCTGTTTGTGTTATGCCAAAAGAGAGAATTGATAGTGCATACGCTTTGAGTTTACAAGAGAATGTAATACTTGTAACTTTAGGAGATATGATAAAAGTTCCAGGAAGTAATGGAAGTTTACAAAATGCAAGAAGTCAAGGGGCAGATGTAAGATTTGTTTATTCTCCAATGGAGTGTATAAAAATAGCAAATGAGAATCCAAATAAAACAGTAGTATTTTTTGCCATAGGATTTGAAACAACAACGCCAATGACTTGTGCATTACTAGAGCAAGTAATCAAAAACGACATAAAAAATATATTATTTCATATAAACCATATTACAGTTCCAGAAGTAATGCAAGTTTTAGTTCAAGATGAGAACTGCAAAATTGATGCCTTTTTAGGACCATCTCATGTAAGTGTCATAAGTGGAAGTAAAATTTATGAAGAGTTTCCAAGAGATTATAATAAACCAGTAGTTGTGAGTGGATTTGAACCAGTAGATGTTATGCAATCACTTTCTATGATAGTAAAACAGTTCAAAGAAAAAAGAGCTGATTTAGAAGTAGAGTACAAACGACTTGTTTCATATGAGGGAAACCTAAAAGCCCAAGAGTTAATAAACAAATACTTCAAAAAAGTTCCTTTTAAATTTAGAGGAATAGGTGAGGTTCAAAATAGCGGATATGAACTAAAAAATGAATATGATAACTACAATGCCAAAATAGTATATAAAGAAATTCTACCAACCAAAGAAGTAAAAGATAATAAGGCATGTAGATGTCCTGAGATTTTAAAAGGAGTTGCAAAACCAACAGATTGTAAAATCTTTGGAAATGTATGTACTCCATCAAATCCTATTGGCTCTTGTATGGTAAGTAGCGAGGGTGCTTGTAGTGCTTATTATAAGTATGGGAATTTGTTGTAAAATATGAAAACTATTGTGGTTTAATAATTAATGAAATAAAGGAAAATATACTAAAAGTGGAAAGTTTAAATGTTTAGTGAGGATAATTCAATAGAATCTAAAAAAGTATATTTTTTTTGCTTTGTTTTATTTATTGTTATATTAATACAATTTACTTTTGTTCGTAATTATTCTAATTATAGTGATGTACCTCAGGGAATTATGATTGAAGCTTTTGGTGTTATAGCTGATATATTCCTTTTTGGTATAGCTATAACAATATATGAAATATTTTGGAAAAAAAAGGAAACGATAACTCGTTATTTAGAAGAATTAGAAGATTATTGTGGATGGAATGAAAAAGAAGCAAGTTATAGAGTATTTGGATTAATAAAAAGACTTCATAAATTTAATAAAACAGATATT from the Aliarcobacter cryaerophilus ATCC 43158 genome contains:
- a CDS encoding Kae1-like domain-containing protein, coding for MKLIYKIEYNSTSFYFKRLIDELIKNSNIDANTKQYVGFILIFIDDELENIEKFFLNLETNLPYSMFLKKSYLIDDFNEEIKELEDKNIKENFEILTNTKVKDILENSNFDFLRQIVNLNKYLVVEFEELNLFLPNKNLKENFEKENYEVKLIVTNSQVLTDLFIVEESEINLLCSIERPLVKLKLKNIDENISNSGYIFTRLVNSSKEVELSKALKEQNINYILYVNKKDELKACSFEGLNLIISDDKTLYPKYDYKKDLIFNSSSEYLNSFLNVYNACLHENNLLDKNSIGVYFSLNSKNSFVDIKVLNEEEKRVIYIPDIESNMNQILEDISLIDENCKRLVDNFSKKYLYTKEIKLSNNNGFSTIIEAIAKLLNIQSVKDFEDLALNSGYVDALQIDMKLIKIDNKNYLDYRKTIQSVMSYKMANVDNETLSFSFYEFLGEFIIDYLREIARKIDVKDIVLCGDIFSNRQVFHKVYKELNKKYNLILPTEYAMDYI
- the hypF gene encoding carbamoyltransferase HypF produces the protein MKVYGTVQGVGFRPFVYNLAIKYNLYGYVNNDNIGVNIEVSGKTNDISSFLEELKNNPPPLVVIEDIKIEDSNKQFFEFKIENSNSCDNKTTTIPPDIAICKDCIDDIFDKNNFRYRYSLTNCTNCGPRYSIIKTVPYDRINTSLKDFSLCKKCQNEFENPTNRRYHAQAISCEDCGPTTFLYDSKQTLIASKIDAINLASKYINDGKILAIKSMGGFHIICDASNDKTIIKLREFKKRATKPFAVMFKDTNILKEYTKYSQIEENILTSKQRPIVLLEKKENQNISNFVAPNIKKIGCFLPNSALHYLLFENLSKPIIATSANLNGEPIITTKEDIFLKLNNLVDFILDYNREILNSCDDSIVQVVNEKIIKLRNSRGYAPNSLKVAGKFSKKILSLGANQKSTFSIAFDNKIITTPYLGDLDSIASIENYKKTVENLLSFYDFVPEIIVCDKHPKYESTKFAFWLLDKNPNLELVQIQHHYAHVLAVLAENSLKDDVLAFVFDGTGYGDDKNIWGGEVFIANKKEYKRAYHLKYFKLLGAELAIKEPKRVALSLLFDNFTLEEILDLPLDFLNSFEKSEIKILYTLWQKNLNSPLCSSFGRLFDAVCSLANILHIQEFEGQTGLYIENLYDENIKEFFSYEIINNTIDFSKMIKEILKEKDKRIVASKFINTVANIVLEISNLHKDLPIVLSGGVFQNKTLVEILLKRFQKINRKVYLGEKYSPNDESISLGQVYFQLEN
- a CDS encoding TFIIB-type zinc ribbon-containing protein, producing the protein MKCPVCKDIDLVMSERQGVEIDYCPSCRGVWLDRGELDKIIEKSSTYQSHNQQSNNHASYAKNDDRNSYNKHNNYQQYNSYDKSQQAPYKKKKEGFLSEIFDFDF
- the hypB gene encoding hydrogenase nickel incorporation protein HypB, with product MCKDCGCTIAGMEHNHNHSHEHGHTHHNHENRTMFKPINDNLKTNPLLNDSKTISVIQKILDKNDHEATHNRAHFDQHKVLGINLMSSPGSGKTTLLENLVDMVDFKFAVVEGDLETSRDADRLKAKGINAVQIQTGSACHLDAFMVHKGLHDIKLADIDVCFVENVGNLVCPASYDVGTHLNIVLVSVPEGEDKIAKYPVMFRCADLILITKTDLLPYFEYDIEKEKAEARKLKPNVDILEVNIKDKQSLQSVIDWINFKRRMR
- a CDS encoding HypC/HybG/HupF family hydrogenase formation chaperone, with protein sequence MCLSIPSKIKSIDTEMNSCVVDTMGVERSASLDLIDQDVVVGDYVLIHIGFAMNKIDEEDALESLKVYQEIIEKMEEQDRLEAIEQSENCLNR
- the hypD gene encoding hydrogenase formation protein HypD — protein: MEEKLQLKDLYDGFRDAKTIKAFKQIIDEDLKDYDGIINIMEVCGGHTHTIMKYGIPQLINKKINFIHGPGCPVCVMPKERIDSAYALSLQENVILVTLGDMIKVPGSNGSLQNARSQGADVRFVYSPMECIKIANENPNKTVVFFAIGFETTTPMTCALLEQVIKNDIKNILFHINHITVPEVMQVLVQDENCKIDAFLGPSHVSVISGSKIYEEFPRDYNKPVVVSGFEPVDVMQSLSMIVKQFKEKRADLEVEYKRLVSYEGNLKAQELINKYFKKVPFKFRGIGEVQNSGYELKNEYDNYNAKIVYKEILPTKEVKDNKACRCPEILKGVAKPTDCKIFGNVCTPSNPIGSCMVSSEGACSAYYKYGNLL